The Lycium ferocissimum isolate CSIRO_LF1 chromosome 10, AGI_CSIRO_Lferr_CH_V1, whole genome shotgun sequence genome window below encodes:
- the LOC132035394 gene encoding cytochrome P450 93A3-like: MAKEVLKTHQTFLNRPQTSVVDYLTYGSQDFSFAPYGLYWKFMKNICMNELLGARTLDMLLPVRRDEIKCFIELLLQKAKIGEAIDIEAELLRVSNNVISRMIMSERCSEDNREAGSIRKLVHDIAELTGKFNLSDYIWFCKNLDLQGFGKRTKDVHKRFDKMMERIINEHEETRRKRNSQSKDGGETVVIKDLLDILLDISEDECSEMKLTRENIKAFILNMFLAGTDNAAITVEWALVELINHPNIMQKAVQEIDFVIGKNRLVEESDISNLPYLQAIVRETLRLNPAGPMIVRQSTEDCCIGGYHVAKNTRLIVNTWAINRDPEYWKNPLEFIPERFLTQVGEGNAKSQLDVRGQHYHFLPFGTGRRGCPGISLALQVVQTSLAAMIQCFEWKVHGGVVGKVDMDEAPGIVLPIPRVHPLVCIPVTRLNPFTSTTLSV, translated from the exons ATGGCCAAAGAAGTACTCAAAACTCATCAAACTTTTCTAAACAGACCGCAAACATCAGTGGTCGATTACTTAACATATGGTTCACAAGACTTTTCCTTTGCGCCTTACGGGCTTTATTGGAAGTTCATGAAGAACATATGCATGAACGAACTCCTCGGTGCACGAACATTGGACATGCTTCTTCCTGTAAGACGCGATGAAATAAAGTGTTTCATCGAACTACTCTTACAAAAAGCGAAAATTGGTGAAGCAATAGATATTGAAGCTGAGCTTCTCAGGGTTTCTAATAATGTTATTTCAAGAATGATAATGAGTGAAAGGTGTTCGGAGGACAACCGTGAAGCTGGGAGTATTAGGAAATTGGTTCACGATATTGCTGAACTAACTGGGAAATTTAATTTGTCGGATTATATTTGGTTTTGTAAAAATTTGGATTTGCAAGGGTTTGGAAAGAGGACAAAGGATGTACATAAAAG GTTTGATAAGATGATGGAGAGGATCATAAATGAACATGAAGAaacaagaaggaagagaaatAGTCAAAGTAAGGATGGGGGTGAAACTGTAGTGATCAAAGATTTGCTTGATATTCTACTTGATATATCAGAGGACGAATGCTCAGAGATGAAATTGACCAGAGAGAATATCAAAGCTTTCATCCTG AACATGTTTCTTGCTGGGACGGATAACGCCGCTATTACAGTAGAGTGGGCACTAGTAGAGCTTATCAACCATCCAAACATTATGCAAAAAGCTGTCCAAGAAATTGATTTTGTCATTGGTAAGAATCGACTTGTGGAAGAATCGGATATCTCAAACCTCCCTTACCTCCAAGCCATTGTTAGAGAAACTCTTCGACTAAACCCTGCTGGGCCTATGATCGTAAGACAATCGACTGAAGATTGTTGCATTGGAGGTTATCACGTAGCGAAAAACACTAGGCTAATAGTCAACACGTGGGCGATTAATAGGGATCCCGAATATTGGAAAAATCCACTTGAATTTATACCAGAAAGATTTTTGACCCAAGTGGGGGAGGGGAACGCGAAATCCCAATTGGACGTAAGGGGACAACACTATCACTTTTTGCCATTTGGCACTGGGAGAAGAGGTTGCCCTGGAATTTCGTTAGCATTACAAGTAGTTCAAACAAGCCTTGCTGCCATGATACAGTGCTTCGAATGGAAGGTTCATGGTGGAGTGGTAGGTAAAGTTGATATGGATGAAGCACCTGGCATTGTTCTTCCTATTCCTAGAGTTCATCCTTTGGTTTGTATTCCAGTGACTAGGCTGAATCCAtttacatcaacaacattatccGTTTAG
- the LOC132035395 gene encoding protein SPIRAL1-like 1: protein MGRGVSSGGGQSSLGYLFGDGEAPKSTTKTTQGVQSEAQPINKEPSPKPVAAAPAPPADATKQVPAGIQSVRADGQNTGNFITDRPSTKIQAAPGGGSSLGYLFGGGSS, encoded by the exons ATGGGTCGTGGAGTTAGCAGTGGAGGAGGACAGAGTTCATTAGGATACTTGTTTGGGGACGGTGAGGCTCCAAAATCAACCACAAAAACTACCCAGGGTGTTCAAAGTGAAGCTCAGCCAATAAATAAAGAGCCATCTCCAAAGCCTGTTGCTGCTGCTCCTGCTCCTCCTGCTGATGCTACTAAGCAGGTTCCAGCAGGTATTCAGAGTGTCAGGGCAGATGGTCAAAACACAGGCAACTTTAtcacg GACCGGCCATCTACCAAAATCCAGGCAGCCCCTGGTGGTGGATCTTCTCTGGGATATCTCTTTGGTGGTGGCAGCAGTTGA
- the LOC132034527 gene encoding putative methylesterase 11, chloroplastic, with amino-acid sequence MGNSLACFSQNQATKRSKTRSSSNSLPPCFSNSTSQRLDKIHPKETSTSTPSIDHDYIKEQARVAAALLLQHHQQNGTLTQFERSVSLRDPLAFSKKQKRIIPRSSSSRPRLLSDSLPQHLEIPNQDTELGNLETNHFVLVHGGGFGAWCWYKTTTLLKENGYQVDAIDLTGSGAHSFDSNNITTLAEYVKPLTDFLDKLPDGNKVILVGHDIGGACVSYAMELHRSKVFKVVFIAAAMLKNGQSVLDMFSMQTGADDLCQRSQKFLYANGKNHHPTAIDFDKSLLKDVLFNQTTAKDVELASVLLRPIPFAPLTEKISLSATNYGSIPRFYVKTFEDFAIPVSLQEAMIDSNPPEQVFQMKGSDHSPFLSKPQALHKILVEISKIHLK; translated from the exons ATGGGGAATTCATTGGCATGTTTCTCTCAAAATCAAGCTACCAAAAGAAGCAAAACAAGATCATCATCAAATAGTCTTCCTCCATGTTTTTCTAACTCAACTAGCCAAAGATTGGATAAAATACATCCAAAGGAGACTAGTACTAGTACTCCTAGTATTGATCATGATTATATAAAAGAACAAGCTCGAGTGGCTGCAGCTTTGCTTCTCCAACACCATCAGCAAAATGGAACACTCACTCAGTTTGAACGTTCAGTTTCTCTAAGGGACCCTTTAGCATTTTCTAAGAAGCAAAAAAGGATTATTCCAAGAAGCTCAAGTTCTCGTCCGAGGTTATTGTCTGATTCTCTGCCCCAACACTTGGAGATTCCTAATCAG GATACAGAACTTGGCAATTTAGAGACCAACCATTTTGTTCTTGTCCATGGAGGCGGTTTTGGTGCTTGGTGTTGGTACAAAACTACAACACTACTCAAGGAAAATGGATATCAAGTTGATGCTATAGATTTAACTGGTTCTGGTGCTCATTCTTTTGACTCCAACAACATTACCACATTGGCCGAATACGTGAAACCCCTCACTGATTTCCTTGACAAGCTCCCCGATGGCAATAAG GTTATCTTGGTTGGCCACGATATTGGAGGTGCTTGTGTTTCTTATGCAATGGAGTTGCATCGATCAAAAGTCTTTAAGGTGGTTTTTATTGCTGCAGCAATGTTGAAGAATGGACAAAGCGTACTCGATATGTTCTCGATGCAG ACTGGCGCGGACGATCTTTGCCAGCGttctcaaaaatttctttatGCAAATGGCAAGAATCATCATCCAACTGCAATCGATTTCGACAAATCATTGTTGAAAGATGTCTTGTTCAATCAAACCACTGCTAAG GATGTTGAATTAGCATCAGTATTATTGAGGCCAATCCCCTTTGCACCACTAACAGAGAAGATTTCCCTTTCTGCAACAAATTATGGTTCTATCCCGAGATTCTACGTAAAAACGTTCGAAGATTTTGCGATTCCAGTGTCCCTTCAGGAGGCTATGATAGATTCGAATCCTCCCGAACAAGTTTTCCAGATGAAAGGCTCAGATCATTCGCCATTTCTGTCTAAACCTCAAGCACTACACAAGATTTTAgtggaaatttcaaagattCATCTAAAATGA
- the LOC132035396 gene encoding uncharacterized protein LOC132035396 isoform X3, with protein sequence MVLVVNFSFNPVMGPKYEIGTRNHSRTDAVVTKNEHEASSPIIFLLDSEHESESRTSLGSILNESASGSSKSSELSCSMFSSSSGYSSDHFILVNPKIASNSISLKIPSSKFLPDDKLELNTLTSSASEVLDITDESLLTTVPSTKCPSIQVMERQGGYDPNRVPSSIFESKSSTPNEWSAASDESLFSINVSLSRDHNSRELSRCVELDRCEELSKSGELISFGHLPAVKEEHMETSFDAKRGVVTGNNFIETGTQHKPIKKEVHFEGETKLRGNRDFSIAVGHSEGNGGFRDSYSAPHHSDEIKSPQNLFAMLFITQKRSLDGRYASIPIVAAGRVALDGQAVVVRVQVACLVSGQAGYVSLVSG encoded by the exons ATGGTGCTCGTG GTGAATTTTAGCTTTAATCCAGTCATGGGCCCTAAATATGAAATTGGAACCCGTAATCATTCTCGAACAGATGCAGTGGTTACTAAAAATGAACATGAGGCCAGTTCACCAATAATCTTTCTCCTGGATTCTGAACATGAGAGTGAAAGTAGAACAAGCTTGGGTTCTATCTTAAATGAAAGTGCTTCAGGGTCAAGTAAGAGTTCAGAACTTTCTTGTTCCATGTTTTCATCCTCGTCCGGTTATTCCTCGGATCATTTCATACTAGTGAATCCAAAAATAGCATCCAACTCTATCTCATTAAAAATACCATCTTCTAAATTTCTTCCGGATGACAAATTGGAATTGAATACATTAACAAGCTCTGCCTCGGAGGTTTTAGACATCACTGATGAATCATTATTGACAACCGTGCCAAGCACAAAATGTCCTTCTATCCAAGTGATGGAGAGGCAAGGAGGTTACGATCCCAACAGAGTTCCGTCTTCCATTTTCGAAAGTAAATCTTCAACACCTAATGAATGGAGTGCTGCCTCTGACGAGTCATTATTTAGTATCAACGTCAGTCTTTCGAGGGATCATAATTCTCGCGAACTAAGCAGGTGTGTGGAATTGGACAGATGTGAAGAACTTAGTAAGTCTGGCGAGCTAATTAGCTTTGGGCACTTACCAGCTGTAAAAGAAGAACATATGGAAACGAGCTTCGATGCAAAAAGAGGTGTGGTTACTGGAAACAACTTTATTGAAACAGGAACGCAACATAAACCAATTAAGAAAGAAGTCCATTTTGAAGGGGAAACAAAATTAAGAGGGAACAGGGACTTCTCAATTGCTGTGGGCCATTCCGAAGGAAACGGAGGGTTTAGAGACTCCTACAGCGCCCCTCACCATTCCGATG AGATAAAAAGTCCGCAGAACCTTTTTGCCATGTTGTTTATTACACAAAAAAGAAGTCTAGATGGCCGTTATGCTTCTATTCCCATTGTAGCTGCGGGTCGTGTTGCTCTAGATGGCCAAGCTGTTGTTGTAAGAGTGCAAGTTGCTTGTCTTGTAAGTGGTCAAGCTGGATATGTTTCTCTTGTAAGTGGTTAA
- the LOC132035396 gene encoding uncharacterized protein LOC132035396 isoform X2, giving the protein MGPKYEIGTRNHSRTDAVVTKNEHEASSPIIFLLDSEHESESRTSLGSILNESASGSSKSSELSCSMFSSSSGYSSDHFILVNPKIASNSISLKIPSSKFLPDDKLELNTLTSSASEVLDITDESLLTTVPSTKCPSIQVMERQGGYDPNRVPSSIFESKSSTPNEWSAASDESLFSINVSLSRDHNSRELSRCVELDRCEELSKSGELISFGHLPAVKEEHMETSFDAKRGVVTGNNFIETGTQHKPIKKEVHFEGETKLRGNRDFSIAVGHSEGNGGFRDSYSAPHHSDGNDKSLASPIDKKSAEPFCHVVYYTKKKSRWPLCFYSHCSCGSCCSRWPSCCCKSASCLSCKWSSWICFSCKWLSWSCCFHKWPSKQGCCCK; this is encoded by the exons ATGGGCCCTAAATATGAAATTGGAACCCGTAATCATTCTCGAACAGATGCAGTGGTTACTAAAAATGAACATGAGGCCAGTTCACCAATAATCTTTCTCCTGGATTCTGAACATGAGAGTGAAAGTAGAACAAGCTTGGGTTCTATCTTAAATGAAAGTGCTTCAGGGTCAAGTAAGAGTTCAGAACTTTCTTGTTCCATGTTTTCATCCTCGTCCGGTTATTCCTCGGATCATTTCATACTAGTGAATCCAAAAATAGCATCCAACTCTATCTCATTAAAAATACCATCTTCTAAATTTCTTCCGGATGACAAATTGGAATTGAATACATTAACAAGCTCTGCCTCGGAGGTTTTAGACATCACTGATGAATCATTATTGACAACCGTGCCAAGCACAAAATGTCCTTCTATCCAAGTGATGGAGAGGCAAGGAGGTTACGATCCCAACAGAGTTCCGTCTTCCATTTTCGAAAGTAAATCTTCAACACCTAATGAATGGAGTGCTGCCTCTGACGAGTCATTATTTAGTATCAACGTCAGTCTTTCGAGGGATCATAATTCTCGCGAACTAAGCAGGTGTGTGGAATTGGACAGATGTGAAGAACTTAGTAAGTCTGGCGAGCTAATTAGCTTTGGGCACTTACCAGCTGTAAAAGAAGAACATATGGAAACGAGCTTCGATGCAAAAAGAGGTGTGGTTACTGGAAACAACTTTATTGAAACAGGAACGCAACATAAACCAATTAAGAAAGAAGTCCATTTTGAAGGGGAAACAAAATTAAGAGGGAACAGGGACTTCTCAATTGCTGTGGGCCATTCCGAAGGAAACGGAGGGTTTAGAGACTCCTACAGCGCCCCTCACCATTCCGATGGTAATGATAAGTCTTTAGCTTCTCCAAT AGATAAAAAGTCCGCAGAACCTTTTTGCCATGTTGTTTATTACACAAAAAAGAAGTCTAGATGGCCGTTATGCTTCTATTCCCATTGTAGCTGCGGGTCGTGTTGCTCTAGATGGCCAAGCTGTTGTTGTAAGAGTGCAAGTTGCTTGTCTTGTAAGTGGTCAAGCTGGATATGTTTCTCTTGTAAGTGGTTAAGCTGGTCTTGTTGTTTCCATAAGTGGCCAAGCAAACAGGGCTGCTGCTGCAAATGA
- the LOC132035396 gene encoding uncharacterized protein LOC132035396 isoform X1 → MVLVVNFSFNPVMGPKYEIGTRNHSRTDAVVTKNEHEASSPIIFLLDSEHESESRTSLGSILNESASGSSKSSELSCSMFSSSSGYSSDHFILVNPKIASNSISLKIPSSKFLPDDKLELNTLTSSASEVLDITDESLLTTVPSTKCPSIQVMERQGGYDPNRVPSSIFESKSSTPNEWSAASDESLFSINVSLSRDHNSRELSRCVELDRCEELSKSGELISFGHLPAVKEEHMETSFDAKRGVVTGNNFIETGTQHKPIKKEVHFEGETKLRGNRDFSIAVGHSEGNGGFRDSYSAPHHSDGNDKSLASPIDKKSAEPFCHVVYYTKKKSRWPLCFYSHCSCGSCCSRWPSCCCKSASCLSCKWSSWICFSCKWLSWSCCFHKWPSKQGCCCK, encoded by the exons ATGGTGCTCGTG GTGAATTTTAGCTTTAATCCAGTCATGGGCCCTAAATATGAAATTGGAACCCGTAATCATTCTCGAACAGATGCAGTGGTTACTAAAAATGAACATGAGGCCAGTTCACCAATAATCTTTCTCCTGGATTCTGAACATGAGAGTGAAAGTAGAACAAGCTTGGGTTCTATCTTAAATGAAAGTGCTTCAGGGTCAAGTAAGAGTTCAGAACTTTCTTGTTCCATGTTTTCATCCTCGTCCGGTTATTCCTCGGATCATTTCATACTAGTGAATCCAAAAATAGCATCCAACTCTATCTCATTAAAAATACCATCTTCTAAATTTCTTCCGGATGACAAATTGGAATTGAATACATTAACAAGCTCTGCCTCGGAGGTTTTAGACATCACTGATGAATCATTATTGACAACCGTGCCAAGCACAAAATGTCCTTCTATCCAAGTGATGGAGAGGCAAGGAGGTTACGATCCCAACAGAGTTCCGTCTTCCATTTTCGAAAGTAAATCTTCAACACCTAATGAATGGAGTGCTGCCTCTGACGAGTCATTATTTAGTATCAACGTCAGTCTTTCGAGGGATCATAATTCTCGCGAACTAAGCAGGTGTGTGGAATTGGACAGATGTGAAGAACTTAGTAAGTCTGGCGAGCTAATTAGCTTTGGGCACTTACCAGCTGTAAAAGAAGAACATATGGAAACGAGCTTCGATGCAAAAAGAGGTGTGGTTACTGGAAACAACTTTATTGAAACAGGAACGCAACATAAACCAATTAAGAAAGAAGTCCATTTTGAAGGGGAAACAAAATTAAGAGGGAACAGGGACTTCTCAATTGCTGTGGGCCATTCCGAAGGAAACGGAGGGTTTAGAGACTCCTACAGCGCCCCTCACCATTCCGATGGTAATGATAAGTCTTTAGCTTCTCCAAT AGATAAAAAGTCCGCAGAACCTTTTTGCCATGTTGTTTATTACACAAAAAAGAAGTCTAGATGGCCGTTATGCTTCTATTCCCATTGTAGCTGCGGGTCGTGTTGCTCTAGATGGCCAAGCTGTTGTTGTAAGAGTGCAAGTTGCTTGTCTTGTAAGTGGTCAAGCTGGATATGTTTCTCTTGTAAGTGGTTAAGCTGGTCTTGTTGTTTCCATAAGTGGCCAAGCAAACAGGGCTGCTGCTGCAAATGA